The Desulfurobacterium indicum genome contains a region encoding:
- a CDS encoding branched-chain amino acid ABC transporter substrate-binding protein, whose amino-acid sequence MKRVLSFFSVALFALMAIFAPAHAEDVIKIGVAGPHTGDLAPFGVPTVHAVKIVAEKYNAKGGLLGKKIEVIVLDDQCKPEIATNVATNLVTQGVVGVIGHICSGATKAALPIYKQARIPVISPSATNPSLTKLGAPVFFRTIAPDNAQAKLDADFIINKLHAKRVAIIHDKEDYGKGLATYVKDYIEKSGKAKVVLFAGVTRGAMDYSAIVQRIKRVHPDVVMFGGYHPEASKIVMAMRRMRVKVPFISGDGIKNDKFIQVAGKYAEGVYASGPKDISGNPLYKVALEEHKKKYGTEPGAFYFNGYAAAQALFNAIQKAGSTDFDKIVKVLHTQYVETPLGKIKFDKNGEAEGVGFAIYQVRNGKFVQVQ is encoded by the coding sequence ATGAAGAGAGTATTAAGTTTCTTTTCCGTGGCTCTTTTTGCGTTGATGGCTATTTTTGCGCCTGCACACGCGGAAGATGTTATCAAGATAGGTGTGGCCGGTCCTCACACCGGAGATCTGGCACCGTTTGGGGTTCCGACTGTCCATGCTGTCAAAATAGTTGCTGAAAAATATAATGCTAAAGGTGGCCTTCTTGGCAAAAAGATTGAAGTTATTGTTCTTGATGATCAATGCAAGCCAGAAATAGCGACAAACGTTGCTACAAACCTTGTAACACAGGGAGTTGTTGGAGTTATCGGTCATATTTGTAGTGGTGCTACAAAAGCAGCGCTTCCTATTTACAAGCAAGCCAGAATTCCTGTTATTTCTCCGTCTGCAACAAACCCATCTCTTACAAAACTTGGTGCTCCTGTTTTCTTTAGAACTATTGCACCAGATAATGCTCAGGCTAAGCTTGATGCTGATTTTATTATCAATAAACTTCACGCTAAAAGAGTGGCAATTATTCACGACAAAGAGGATTACGGAAAAGGTCTTGCAACTTATGTTAAGGATTACATAGAAAAGAGCGGAAAGGCAAAGGTAGTCCTTTTTGCTGGTGTTACAAGAGGTGCAATGGATTATTCTGCTATTGTTCAGAGGATTAAAAGGGTTCATCCGGATGTTGTAATGTTTGGAGGCTACCATCCTGAGGCATCCAAAATCGTTATGGCTATGAGAAGAATGAGAGTTAAAGTTCCGTTTATTTCAGGTGATGGTATTAAAAACGATAAATTTATTCAGGTTGCTGGAAAGTATGCAGAAGGTGTTTATGCATCAGGTCCTAAAGATATTTCAGGAAATCCCCTTTACAAAGTAGCTCTTGAAGAGCATAAAAAGAAATACGGAACAGAGCCTGGAGCTTTCTACTTCAACGGATATGCGGCTGCTCAGGCACTTTTCAATGCTATTCAAAAAGCAGGTTCAACAGATTTCGATAAGATAGTTAAAGTTCTTCATACGCAGTATGTTGAAACTCCACTTGGTAAAATTAAGTTTGATAAGAATGGCGAAGCTGAAGGTGTAGGTTTTGCCATTTATCAGGTTAGAAACGGAAAGTTTGTCCAGGTTCAGTAA